The genomic interval taaaaatacaatagtaatgtatgaaaataaagtATACACATTAATCACAGTTTTCTCATCTTTTCCAGCCACTGTTCCTTGGTAAGAGTCTCTGTCATAGGACAGAAGATCTTCCCCTTGTACTGGCTATGGCCAGTTGCTGTTTTGCGTGACTGTCCACACTTCCTACAGGTATTATATGGGACTGTCCGCTTGTAATGTCGCTCAGTGGGGGTAGCAGGCTGAGGGACAGAACTGGGCAACAACACCTGAGGCATGACAGACACAGCTGGTCCTTCGGGTAACATCATCAGTACAGGTGAAGGTCTTGGCTGTATCATCCTCAAAGAGGCCTCCTGTGAACCAGACTCCATGGAAGCAACGGGAGGCTGAATGGAAGTGTCCTGATGTCGTTGACTAGGGGCTAATGGTGGTGTGGCACTGGGCAGAATTTTTCTAAACTTAGTTTTAGCCTGACCTGCTGTGTTTGGCGGCATGTGGTAAATATGAACCTGATGAGGGTACTGTGGAGGCTCATCAGGTTGTACATTTGCTGGCAGTAGAGGTTGAGCTGCCACTGGCCGTGCATCAGGGAGGCGCACCCCTTGAAGTAGCACAGAGACCTCCTGAGATTTGAGGCGCTCTTTGTACCACTGCATAAGAGTTTTCTGGTTCACCTCTACCAGCTGAAGGGTGGTCTGCTCCATCACTGTCCCATTGTTCAAAACAAGCTGCCTGATTTTCCTGTAGTCCTCCAACATCAGTGCCCACCTTGACACACTTACTTTGCCCAGAGTTTTGGGGCTTCTGTGGATGTTGGCCAGTCTTATAAAGATGGATTCAATCAGCCGACAGCAGTCaggccactgagcaggggagCCACTTGATCCCAGAACACACCTTTTTGTGCTCTCAACACCAGGGGTGAAAACTGCCTTCTTTTTGGGGGATCGAAAGCGGCCAGTCAGCAGCCTATCCTGATGCCGAGCTGCATACACCAGTCTGTTTTTATCAAACTGGTTTAGGTTTTGCCACAAACTAACAATCGTGGTGGTCTGCTGGTTTGTCAGGGTCAGGCTTGTTTGAGTGCGAAGCTCAACCAGATACTCTGATAATTCATCCACTCTTTCCATTCCAGGAATGTTATGGACATCCACAGCctagaaataaaaaataataatatgaaACGTTATAATGTCTGTATAAATGTGCATTTTCTATTTACAATAAAGGTTTAATTACAATAAAGCATGAGAAAATAAAGCATTTGTGTGTCGCGTTCTTATTTGTGTGCTGTTTATTAGAGAATTTAACAATGAAGATGTTTAACAATGAAAGTAAGGTACTATCACTTACCATTTGTTGAGCTGAAGGCTCTGATGGAGACTGACTAggcactggtggaggctgggccgagggcactggtggaggctgggccgagggcactggtggaggctgggccgaggtcactggtggaggctgggccgaggtcactggtggaggctgggccgaggtcactggtggaggctgggccgagggcactggtggaggctgggccgaggtcactggtggaggctgggccgaggtcactggtggaggctgggccgagggcactggtggaggctgggccgaggtcactggtggaggctgggccgagggCACTGGTGGAGACTGGGCCGAGGGCACTGGTGGAGACTGGGCCGAgggcactggtggaggctgCTGAAGGAGTATAGGTGTAGTTTGGATTAGTGGTTTTAACAGATAAATTTTACTATAAAAAGACAAAGTAAGACTCTATCATTTACCATTTGTTGAACTGAAGGTAATGACGATGAAGGCTGGACCAAGGGCAttggtgaagggtggagaggtgggtgaGGGAACACAAATTCTAATGTCTCATCAGCAACCACCAGGTCTGCCACCATTGCTTCATCCTGCAGACTGGATTCGTTGAACCcctcatcatcttcatcttGGTCATGCACTTCTAAGTCCTCCAGCAGCTGGGTGGTTCTGTCAGAATTTGGGTGCATATCCTCCAGTGGCTCATTATTCTGCCTTAGCAGGTACTGCACACCAATGAGCTCCCCTGAAAATgcattaaataaaaaaagaaaaataaacatttttgtgaCGTATAAAGTATTCTAAAATATTAAATGCCGTATCACAATATGCTTACCAGTGTATTTTGCAGGTGGTGTAAATGCCGGCATCAATTTCCTTTTAAAAACCTTCTGGTAGTTGTCGTTGACAAAGTGAACCAACTCCCCAGTGTAACTGCGCAGGGTTGTAGGTTCCTTTGCAAGAGCAGAAGCAGCACGGTCTTTGTTCCAGCGATTCAGCCCTTCCAGTAGATATATCTGAAAGTTCAGACTATTGGCACTGTTTCCTGAAAGAATGTGTACCACAATTAATACAAGAACCATCTGTTACAAACAAAGCAAAGCAAGCTAAATTCATTGATAGTTATGTGATTTTTAATATAATCAAACATGATATATTGCAGAAAATATTTACTAAAGTTAACAGTTATCACATACCTGGAATGAAGCGATTCAAATGGCAGTGAAACGATTCCAGGGATGTGGAGCCTCTTGCACACCGGTATGTTTTTAAAACTACTCCTCCCTTGGTGATGTCTCCGGTCTCCGTGTACAATGCCACACCAGGAGGGTCTTGAATGCATGCCACATGCCGCTTCTGTACACGCCAGATGTGCTGCATTCGCACAGTGTCAAGAAGAGGAACACCAAGGGCATCGTTCCCCTTGCCACTCATTAGCTCTGTGAGTAGCTGATCGAGCAGGTGGATGGTTGTCTCTTGTCCTCGTGTTCTCCTCCTGCAGTGCAGTGCCAGCTCATCTTTTGTGATGTGTCGATCAACATCTTTGTCGGTCAACACTGGCCAGTCTTGCTTCCTCAGCTGCTCCCTTTTGGCCCTCCTCAGCAGACTAACGTCACCTGCATCCCACTCAAATATACAGGCCGACAAACGTGACATGAACGTTGGATAAAGCTAATGGGCATCGGTGGTGCACCCTGTTGCCAGTCGTCGCATAAAATGCCAGATGTCTAGACGCACAATCACATCTGGCCACCCACTGAATCTGGTCTTCAGCTTTGTCTCTCCCACTTCCTTACAACAGCCACAGTCCACATAAAGGGCAACAGGGGGAGCAACACCAGCCTTGCAGTACCGGTCTACTAGACCTGCTATCATGAGGTCCAACCCAGCACCTTCATTTGTTGTAAGTACACTCATCAACACCTGGCCCTTTTCATTCCCCACAGATGTGAGCCATTGTGCAGTGCCCTTGGCAGGTCCAGTCAACTTCTTGGTGATCTGGCAATAAGAGAGGAACAATGTAAGAAACAAACCCAATGGCTTACCCATCATACCTAGCTTATCATAACAAAGGATCCAAACGAGGATGTCTCCTTCAGGACAAACAGACTATATGACTTATTTagcatatacaaaaacaaaccatCATGGGCCATAATGGTTCTTCTTGCCAGACAAAGAGAGGTGACTTAAAGGGGATTTTGAAAGTAAGTGATCAATGGCCTTCtatcaacaaaacaaaataagtgGCCTAGACATTCATTCCTTCATTAAAGTACATTCAAACTGAGTGTTAACTGCAATAACCATAATCACACACAACAGATCAGATCCTTCCTGAGAGAATAGCTGGGTGGCGGTGTTTTAAAATTtatatatagtgtgtatatAGTTGAGAAATAACCTGAGAAAAAAGTTTGCCAAATGAtaactaatataataaataacatCTAACCTTTTTGGtagaatccatttttaaaatgGCTCCATAGGTTGAAGTGATTCCAGCCTTGATTTCCTCCAGTCTGTTGAGGATGTCTTGGCTGTACACAGTGAGGAGCCACTTGTAGTTGGGCACTGTGGCAGGTTCTGGGGGTTCCTGAAACTGTGGTGGAAGCACACTTGCATTTTCCATGAAGGCAGCACACTCCGATACATATCGTGCGGCCCTCTGGAGCCACTGCTCGCTGTGGTTCTCCTTCAGCTGGCCGATGATCCGGACAGGGCCGTTTCCCAGTCCTCGCTCACGCAGCAGGCGGATCACCCGAATGTCACAGGCATATCTTGGGGGAAAAAAATCTTTATTATTCTGTTATTTAGGGAAATAAGTGTCAGATTTGCAAAAAGATATGTCCATGATGGCAAAGTAATTTAGTGTTTCATTCACCTGCGAGTAAGGATCACTCTAAACTCAGAGCGATGTGCTAGGTCCAGTTGGTGAAGGATTGTCTGGCTCCACGATACGTAGCTGGATCTACATCTGCTGCAAATCAGTGTCTCCGTCACCAGGTTGTAGTACCTATCGATGTCGAGGACCTGCCGAACCCTCCTGTGCAGACCACCTCCACTCAGCCGATGTTTACAGTCAGGATTCGTACAGTAAAGCCGCACCTTCCACAACCTGTAAGGCATCCACAACAACAGAGACTGCGAGAAGAAACGATCAGGAGTGGGAGACTGGTGATACAAAAGAGCTGGAGGTGGTGCATGATACCATAGTTGCAGGTTGTCGCGTAGCTCCAGCTTTCCCTTCGGCCCAAGTCTGAAGAGAGCTTCAGACACCCATTTCTGGTCCTGCCGTGGCAATGTCTGCGGCCACAATAGTGGGAGCTCTGCTGTATTTTCTGGCTGATGGATTGGCTATGATGAAAAAATAGCACAAGTATACACAGATGTTATGTGTAATCATGAATGACTTGTGAATGAATCATGAATGTacttgtgatttattaatgacaCATTACCGTACCATGCTCATCACAACAGAAGACTCTGCAGAATGTTGCCCTTGTTCTGcaggttgtggttgtggtggtggtggtggagcaaGAAAACATGGGGACTGTAGGAGAGGCCTGTGAGGATGGAAGGATGTTGAAGGCTGAGGACCAGGAGACTGGCAAGACGTTGAACCTGCTCCTAGGATCTCCTGTGGCTGTGGAATTAATAGTTTGTTATTCAGTTAGAATAGAACaaatagaagaaaaaacattAATATATAGTATTTTTTTTACCTGTACATGCTTCCTTGTGACATTCAGGTTTGGTTTTGCTGTAGCCACATGGGTTCCACCATACCTTGATCGTTCAAACTAGTACAAAAAGAAGATCACAATATTTGTTGGAAACCATGAAGAATATTCAGCACAGCAACATCACATAATGTTCATATCTTTATAGTACAGTGTATGTTACCATGGATAAAGTCAATTTAGGCCTCTTTGCAGGACTGGTGGAGGGAGAAGTGCTCAGGCTGGCAGTACTTGTTGATGGTTG from Brachyhypopomus gauderio isolate BG-103 unplaced genomic scaffold, BGAUD_0.2 sc92, whole genome shotgun sequence carries:
- the LOC143494207 gene encoding uncharacterized protein LOC143494207 isoform X1, which produces MSASKKSHKAMADTDWLARLQAFANTGVWPSSEGNRPAPRQKKWHELYNKIEKCPQHLKGQSTLVGGLPKCVCSFHKERSKNPLAPQPSTSTASLSTSPSTSPAKRPKLTLSMFERSRYGGTHVATAKPNLNVTRKHVQPQEILGAGSTSCQSPGPQPSTSFHPHRPLLQSPCFLAPPPPPQPQPAEQGQHSAESSVVMSMPIHQPENTAELPLLWPQTLPRQDQKWVSEALFRLGPKGKLELRDNLQLWYHAPPPALLYHQSPTPDRFFSQSLLLWMPYRLWKVRLYCTNPDCKHRLSGGGLHRRVRQVLDIDRYYNLVTETLICSRCRSSYVSWSQTILHQLDLAHRSEFRVILTRRYACDIRVIRLLRERGLGNGPVRIIGQLKENHSEQWLQRAARYVSECAAFMENASVLPPQFQEPPEPATVPNYKWLLTVYSQDILNRLEEIKAGITSTYGAILKMDSTKKITKKLTGPAKGTAQWLTSVGNEKGQVLMSVLTTNEGAGLDLMIAGLVDRYCKAGVAPPVALYVDCGCCKEVGETKLKTRFSGWPDVIVRLDIWHFMRRLATGCTTDAH
- the LOC143494207 gene encoding uncharacterized protein LOC143494207 isoform X2, translating into MSASKKSHKAMADTDWLARLQAFANTGVWPSSEGNRPAPRQKKWHELYNKIEKCPQHLKGQSTLVGGLPKCVCSFHKERSKNPLAPQPSTSTASLSTSPSTSPAKRPKLTLSMFERSRYGGTHVATAKPNLNVTRKHVQPQEILGAGSTSCQSPGPQPSTSFHPHRPLLQSPCFLAPPPPPQPQPAEQGQHSAESSVVMSMPIHQPENTAELPLLWPQTLPRQDQKWVSEALFRLGPKGKLELRDNLQLWYHAPPPALLYHQSPTPDRFFSQSLLLWMPYRLWKVRLYCTNPDCKHRLSGGGLHRRVRQVLDIDRYACDIRVIRLLRERGLGNGPVRIIGQLKENHSEQWLQRAARYVSECAAFMENASVLPPQFQEPPEPATVPNYKWLLTVYSQDILNRLEEIKAGITSTYGAILKMDSTKKITKKLTGPAKGTAQWLTSVGNEKGQVLMSVLTTNEGAGLDLMIAGLVDRYCKAGVAPPVALYVDCGCCKEVGETKLKTRFSGWPDVIVRLDIWHFMRRLATGCTTDAH